In the Carassius auratus strain Wakin chromosome 50, ASM336829v1, whole genome shotgun sequence genome, one interval contains:
- the mrpl23 gene encoding large ribosomal subunit protein uL23m: protein MAKRIIYPLYQLGNPQLRIFRPTFNLTLVRPGKEQPPDTVQFRIPMEMTKFDVRNYLEKIYSVPVAAVRTRIQYCTNKKRNHLNQRVKRPDYKVAYVQLTQQQTFQFPDIFPEKDKKHEEGSVEEMQEKFMEDERQRQKPDPRRGGVTEWFGL from the exons ATGGCGAAACGGATAAT ATATCCTTTATACCAGCTCGGTAACCCACAGCTGAGAATATTCCGGCCCACCTTCAACCTGACCCTGGTCAGACCCGGCAAAGAACAGCCACCTGATACAGTGCAGTTTCGCATTCCTATGGA AATGACCAAGTTTGATGTCAGAAATTATCTAGAGAAGATCTACAGTGTTCCTGTTGCAGCTGTACGCACAAGGATCCAATACT GTACAAACAAGAAACGAAACCACTTAAACCAACGAGTGAAGAGGCCAGATTACAAAGTGGCATACGTTCAACTG ACCCAGCAGCAAACCTTCCAGTTCCCAGATATCTTTCCCGAGAAGGATAAGAAGCACGAGGAGGGCTCTGTTGAGGAGATGCAGGAGAAGTTCATGGAGGACGAGCGTCAGAGGCAGAAACCAGATCCCAGAAGAGGAGGAgttactgaatggtttggcctcTAG